From Hyphomicrobiales bacterium, the proteins below share one genomic window:
- a CDS encoding M20/M25/M40 family metallo-hydrolase, translating into MSIEAVLENVDQNLISSLDRLFDLMRIKSISTDPAYKADCQSCGEWLVNELNGIGFDASLRMTPGHPMVVAHDKNATSGPHVLFYGHYDVQPVDPLDLWDSDPFAPQIITMEDGSKRITGRGSADDKGQLMTFVEACRAYKAVTGALPCSVTIFFEGEEESGSPSLDGFLESSGDELKADIALVCDTNMWDRDTPAITTTLRGMLGEEITIKAADMDLHSGYFGGPAINPIRVLSDILSKLRDENGAVTIPGFYDGVLEIPADIKEIWDGLNFDADAFLGSVGLSEPAGEKDRSVLEQIWTRPTCEICGIWGGYTETGFKTVLPAEAHAKISFRLVGEQDPHKIRESFRKMVQELLPPDCEVEFIGHGANPATMLPFDSPWLTKARGALDEEWGVQTAMAGIGGSIPVVGDFKTHLGMDSLMVGFGLGDDRIHSPNEKYELKSFHKGIRSWVRILDALAD; encoded by the coding sequence ATGAGCATTGAAGCGGTACTTGAAAACGTCGATCAAAATTTGATTTCTAGCCTAGATCGGCTTTTCGATTTGATGCGGATCAAAAGCATCTCGACTGATCCTGCCTATAAAGCTGATTGCCAAAGTTGTGGCGAATGGTTGGTGAATGAGCTGAACGGAATTGGCTTTGATGCCTCACTCCGCATGACCCCCGGCCATCCAATGGTTGTGGCCCATGATAAAAACGCGACAAGCGGACCGCATGTTTTGTTTTATGGCCATTATGACGTGCAACCGGTTGATCCGCTCGACCTATGGGACAGCGATCCCTTCGCGCCACAAATCATCACTATGGAAGATGGCAGCAAGCGGATTACGGGCCGCGGTTCTGCCGATGACAAAGGGCAGTTGATGACCTTTGTCGAGGCGTGCCGTGCTTATAAGGCTGTGACGGGTGCTTTGCCGTGTTCTGTGACGATCTTTTTTGAGGGCGAAGAAGAATCTGGCTCGCCAAGCCTTGATGGTTTCTTGGAAAGCTCAGGCGACGAATTGAAGGCTGACATTGCTTTGGTCTGCGATACTAATATGTGGGATCGCGACACACCTGCAATCACCACCACATTGCGCGGCATGTTGGGTGAGGAAATCACCATCAAGGCCGCCGATATGGATTTGCACTCTGGCTATTTTGGCGGACCTGCGATTAATCCTATCCGTGTGTTGAGCGATATTTTGTCCAAGCTTCGTGATGAAAATGGTGCGGTGACTATTCCAGGCTTTTATGATGGCGTTTTGGAAATTCCAGCTGACATCAAAGAGATTTGGGACGGTCTCAATTTTGATGCGGACGCCTTCTTGGGAAGCGTCGGCCTCTCTGAGCCTGCGGGCGAAAAAGACCGCTCTGTATTGGAACAAATTTGGACGCGCCCGACGTGCGAGATTTGCGGTATTTGGGGTGGGTACACAGAGACAGGTTTCAAGACTGTTCTGCCAGCCGAAGCCCACGCGAAAATCTCATTCCGTCTGGTTGGTGAACAAGACCCGCATAAAATTCGCGAAAGTTTTCGCAAGATGGTGCAAGAGCTTTTGCCGCCTGATTGTGAGGTTGAATTTATCGGTCACGGTGCGAACCCTGCGACCATGTTGCCGTTTGATAGCCCGTGGCTCACCAAAGCACGCGGTGCGTTGGATGAAGAATGGGGTGTTCAAACAGCAATGGCGGGTATCGGCGGATCGATCCCTGTTGTTGGCGATTTCAAAACCCATCTCGGTATGGACAGCTTAATGGTTGGCTTTGGCCTTGGCGACGACCGTATTCACTCGCCTAATGAGAAGTATGAGCTGAAGAGTTTCCATAAGGGTATTCGCTCTTGGGTACGGATTTTGGATGCGCTGGCTGATTAG
- a CDS encoding DUF2267 domain-containing protein — MEELIGRIVSNVGIDENLAQKAVGMILGFLQSEGPADKVGALMGAMPGAEDLIASAGGESGGGGLMGAVGSLMGGGGGGGAMALMGQLTGAGLGMGDVQGVASEVVGFAKEKAGEDTVTEVISAIPGLSQFV; from the coding sequence ATGGAAGAATTAATTGGCCGCATCGTTAGCAACGTTGGCATTGACGAGAACCTAGCGCAAAAAGCTGTTGGCATGATCCTTGGTTTTCTTCAAAGCGAAGGTCCTGCAGACAAAGTTGGCGCACTTATGGGCGCAATGCCCGGTGCTGAAGATTTGATTGCTTCTGCTGGCGGAGAAAGCGGCGGCGGCGGTCTTATGGGCGCTGTTGGCAGCCTGATGGGCGGCGGTGGCGGCGGCGGCGCTATGGCTCTTATGGGTCAGCTCACAGGCGCAGGCCTTGGCATGGGCGACGTACAAGGCGTTGCATCAGAAGTTGTTGGCTTCGCAAAAGAAAAAGCTGGCGAAGACACAGTAACTGAAGTGATCAGTGCGATCCCTGGATTGAGCCAGTTCGTCTAA
- a CDS encoding Lrp/AsnC family transcriptional regulator: MDKFDREILSHLQVNGRASFQEVGDAVGLSLSACHKRVKALEKAGVIEHYAAIVNEENVGLETSAYVQVTLKDQTQETLDAFEAQVITHPEIMGCVLMAGDWDYLIRILCNGVQDYERIHHDILTALPGVQRVNSSFALRTICRRTEVPIDLIDKR; encoded by the coding sequence ATGGATAAATTTGATAGGGAAATTTTATCGCACCTCCAAGTGAATGGCCGTGCTTCTTTCCAAGAAGTGGGTGACGCTGTGGGATTATCGCTTTCTGCTTGTCACAAACGGGTCAAAGCGCTTGAGAAGGCAGGTGTCATTGAACACTATGCAGCCATTGTGAATGAAGAAAACGTTGGCTTGGAAACAAGCGCCTATGTGCAAGTAACATTGAAAGATCAAACTCAAGAAACACTCGATGCCTTTGAGGCACAAGTGATTACCCACCCTGAGATTATGGGTTGCGTGTTAATGGCGGGGGACTGGGATTATCTGATCCGCATTTTATGCAATGGGGTACAAGACTATGAACGCATCCACCACGATATTTTAACGGCCCTACCAGGCGTTCAGCGGGTCAACTCCAGCTTCGCCCTACGCACCATTTGCCGCCGCACAGAAGTGCCCATTGACCTGATTGATAAGCGCTAA
- a CDS encoding TIGR03808 family TAT-translocated repetitive protein translates to MLFTRRRFLQSASGLGAVLTTPAYALPLIQPLSAFDATALPDNVIQAQSNGVTPGSPDDQTEAFQKLLNISAERDAPVFLPGGVYKVSKLNFPRRTRLIGVPGSTRLAFTGIGYLAKAERVDLIHIHGIIFDGLSFPLSEEGQGLLTVNTVRDLRLSSCDFVGSGLHGVDLVGAKGTIRDCRFRKIVDTAIFSKQSRGITITDNDIADCGNGGILVHRFTTGEDGSVVTNNRIVGIKSTNGGTGQWGNGVNIYQAHGVMVANNRIADCAFSSVRVNAGHNVQIVGNNCSRSGETAIYGEFTFEGAVVANNIIDGGTIGVSLANFNEGGRLATVSGNIIRNLTNKLPYKNPSDFKPGIGIYAEADTIINANAIENTPQAGIHVGWGEFCRDVIVSNNVVRAVPWGVTASVVKGSRNVLVRDNVFSEISQQAVTGFEWIKPVTRELVGARRTGYNHLSVSGNRVS, encoded by the coding sequence ATGTTGTTTACGAGACGTCGTTTTTTGCAAAGTGCATCAGGCCTAGGCGCTGTCCTTACGACACCGGCCTATGCACTACCGCTTATCCAGCCATTGAGCGCATTTGACGCGACGGCACTCCCAGATAACGTAATACAAGCCCAATCAAACGGCGTGACACCCGGTTCTCCTGACGATCAGACTGAGGCATTCCAAAAGCTACTGAACATTTCGGCGGAACGCGACGCTCCGGTTTTCTTGCCTGGTGGCGTTTACAAAGTAAGCAAACTCAATTTTCCGCGCCGCACTCGATTGATCGGCGTACCCGGTTCAACACGCCTTGCCTTTACGGGCATTGGGTATCTCGCCAAAGCGGAGCGGGTTGACCTTATCCATATTCACGGCATCATTTTTGATGGTTTGAGCTTCCCTCTATCAGAAGAGGGTCAAGGCCTGCTCACCGTCAATACGGTACGTGATCTGCGATTATCGTCATGCGATTTTGTTGGCAGTGGACTGCATGGCGTTGATCTTGTCGGCGCTAAAGGCACCATTCGCGATTGTCGTTTCCGTAAAATTGTTGATACCGCAATTTTCTCCAAACAAAGCCGCGGCATCACGATCACCGATAACGACATCGCTGATTGCGGAAATGGTGGCATTTTGGTTCATCGTTTTACAACGGGCGAAGATGGCTCTGTTGTAACCAACAATCGGATCGTTGGCATAAAATCAACCAATGGTGGCACGGGGCAATGGGGCAACGGGGTCAATATTTATCAAGCCCATGGTGTGATGGTCGCGAACAATAGGATTGCCGATTGTGCGTTTTCATCCGTCAGGGTCAATGCAGGGCACAATGTCCAAATCGTCGGCAATAATTGTAGCCGCTCAGGGGAAACCGCAATTTATGGCGAGTTCACTTTTGAAGGCGCAGTCGTCGCGAACAATATCATTGACGGTGGCACGATCGGTGTATCGCTTGCCAATTTCAATGAAGGCGGAAGGCTTGCAACTGTTAGCGGAAACATCATCCGCAACTTGACCAATAAGCTGCCTTACAAAAACCCTAGCGACTTCAAACCAGGCATCGGAATTTACGCAGAAGCCGACACCATCATCAATGCAAACGCGATTGAAAACACGCCGCAAGCAGGCATTCATGTTGGCTGGGGTGAGTTTTGCCGCGACGTAATTGTTAGCAACAATGTTGTACGCGCCGTGCCTTGGGGTGTAACTGCAAGCGTTGTTAAAGGCTCACGCAATGTGCTGGTGCGAGACAATGTGTTTTCTGAAATTTCACAGCAGGCTGTTACCGGGTTTGAATGGATAAAACCCGTAACCCGTGAATTGGTTGGCGCACGGCGCACGGGCTATAATCATTTGAGCGTATCAGGCAACCGCGTCAGTTAG
- a CDS encoding acyl-CoA dehydrogenase family protein gives MELRRRIFEEEHIIFRESVKRWVDTVMRPRKEEFYENRIVPKDIWLDAGRQGYLCMWADEKYGGAGIDDFRFDQILTEEITKCDSGFYAPLHNRIVGPYFNKFGTEEQKQHFLPSVISGENILAICMTEPGAGSDVAGIRTFAEDKGDHWELSGSKTFISNGINAGLYLVAAKTSRENPYSIGLFVVEEDREGFSRGQKLKKLGLHSQDTAELFFDAVKVPKFNVLGDPTQGFKNMMVGLAEERLIGAVGYVARCERAFDITLEYIKEREAFGRPVGTFQNSRFKMAGMKAEIDAAYAFVDHCVMEHLEGNLTGEMGAEIKLYTSEVEARVVDECLQLHGGAGFMEEYEISRLYADARVSRIYAGSSEIMKEIIGRGLGLDDRHNKRKS, from the coding sequence ATGGAACTTAGACGACGCATTTTTGAAGAAGAACACATCATCTTTCGTGAAAGCGTCAAGCGCTGGGTCGATACCGTTATGCGACCGCGCAAAGAAGAGTTTTATGAAAACCGTATCGTCCCAAAAGACATTTGGCTTGATGCAGGCCGCCAAGGTTATCTGTGCATGTGGGCGGATGAAAAATACGGCGGCGCTGGTATCGACGATTTCCGCTTCGACCAAATTTTGACCGAAGAAATTACCAAGTGCGATTCAGGTTTTTACGCCCCACTTCACAACCGTATTGTCGGCCCTTACTTTAATAAATTTGGCACGGAAGAGCAAAAGCAGCATTTTTTGCCAAGCGTGATTTCTGGTGAGAATATTCTCGCCATTTGCATGACGGAACCGGGTGCTGGATCGGACGTTGCGGGCATTCGCACGTTTGCAGAAGACAAGGGCGACCACTGGGAACTTAGTGGGTCTAAGACCTTCATCTCCAACGGTATTAATGCAGGGCTTTATTTGGTAGCGGCCAAAACCTCGCGTGAAAATCCCTATTCCATTGGTCTGTTTGTGGTGGAGGAAGACCGCGAAGGTTTTAGTCGTGGTCAAAAGCTCAAAAAGCTGGGCCTTCATTCTCAAGACACGGCAGAGCTATTTTTCGATGCGGTAAAAGTGCCAAAGTTCAATGTGCTGGGCGACCCGACACAGGGTTTCAAGAACATGATGGTGGGCCTTGCCGAAGAGCGCTTGATTGGGGCGGTCGGTTATGTGGCGCGGTGCGAGCGGGCGTTTGATATTACGCTGGAGTACATCAAAGAGCGTGAAGCCTTTGGTCGCCCTGTTGGCACCTTCCAAAACTCACGTTTCAAAATGGCTGGCATGAAGGCCGAAATCGATGCTGCCTACGCCTTTGTTGATCACTGTGTGATGGAACACTTAGAGGGCAATTTGACGGGGGAAATGGGGGCGGAGATTAAGCTTTATACCTCAGAGGTAGAAGCCCGCGTGGTGGATGAATGTCTGCAATTACACGGCGGCGCCGGTTTCATGGAAGAATACGAAATTTCCCGACTATACGCCGACGCCCGCGTCTCCCGTATCTATGCGGGCTCATCGGAGATCATGAAAGAAATCATTGGCCGAGGTCTGGGGCTTGATGATCGGCATAACAAACGCAAGAGTTAG
- the ald gene encoding alanine dehydrogenase, with translation MKIGVPKEIKTKEFRVGLTPASVAEITARGHSVIVETQAGAGIGASDDDYKAAGAEVSPTAAGVFEAAEMIVKVKEPQLSECAMLKPHHTLFTYLHLAADKPQAEALCNSGCLAIAYETVTSNQNTLPLLQPMSEVAGRLSIQVGANALMKHAGGEGLLIAGVPGVAPAKVVILGGGVAGENALQMALGMRADVTIFERNVNRIADLDRQYGERAKVVYSTGAAVREAVLAADLVIGAVLIPGAAAPRLVTREMLGHMKDGSVLVDISIDQGGCFETSRATTHDEPTYVIDGVVHYCVANMPGGVPKTSAYALNNATLPFVLKLADGVSAALAADPHLAAGVNVSNGAITHEAVADDLEMSFVAFSNAA, from the coding sequence ATGAAAATCGGTGTACCAAAAGAAATCAAAACTAAAGAATTCCGCGTTGGCCTAACGCCAGCCAGTGTTGCTGAAATTACAGCGCGTGGTCATTCAGTAATCGTTGAAACGCAAGCGGGTGCTGGTATCGGTGCTTCTGATGACGATTATAAAGCAGCTGGCGCAGAAGTCTCACCCACGGCTGCAGGCGTTTTTGAAGCGGCTGAAATGATCGTTAAGGTGAAAGAACCTCAGTTGAGCGAATGCGCGATGCTGAAACCGCACCACACGCTTTTCACTTATCTTCACCTAGCAGCTGATAAGCCTCAAGCAGAAGCGCTGTGCAATTCAGGCTGCTTGGCCATTGCTTATGAGACTGTAACGAGCAACCAAAACACGTTGCCATTGCTTCAGCCAATGAGTGAAGTTGCAGGGCGTTTGTCTATTCAAGTCGGTGCAAATGCATTGATGAAACATGCAGGCGGCGAAGGTTTGCTTATTGCGGGTGTTCCAGGTGTTGCGCCAGCGAAGGTCGTAATTTTGGGCGGCGGTGTTGCAGGCGAGAATGCTTTGCAAATGGCGCTTGGTATGCGCGCTGATGTGACAATCTTTGAACGCAACGTAAACCGCATTGCTGACCTTGATCGCCAGTATGGTGAGCGGGCCAAAGTTGTTTATTCAACAGGTGCTGCCGTTCGTGAAGCGGTTCTTGCTGCTGACTTGGTTATCGGTGCTGTCTTAATCCCAGGTGCTGCGGCTCCTCGCTTGGTCACGCGTGAAATGCTGGGTCACATGAAAGACGGTTCTGTGCTAGTCGACATTTCGATCGACCAAGGTGGTTGTTTTGAAACATCACGTGCCACAACACATGATGAACCAACTTATGTCATTGACGGTGTGGTTCACTACTGTGTGGCGAATATGCCAGGTGGTGTGCCGAAAACATCTGCATACGCATTGAACAATGCAACGCTTCCTTTTGTGTTGAAACTTGCTGACGGCGTAAGCGCTGCCTTGGCTGCAGACCCGCATCTAGCAGCTGGTGTGAATGTTTCAAACGGTGCCATTACCCATGAAGCCGTTGCAGATGATCTTGAAATGAGTTTCGTAGCGTTTTCAAACGCTGCGTAG
- a CDS encoding DUF3750 domain-containing protein: MRWLIRSRLVQALLILLVLLFGPVLIAGGFYYFSDDQPPWWDAKFQSSGQAPLAQNHEGAVVQIYAARAYRWRGVFAVHTWITYKKQGSNAYERYDVIGWNAVPLTRNRGAGDADWFGRAPELIYDERGEKAALLIPKIEQAIADYPYGGRGGYTTWPGPNSNTFVAHVLRQIPEIDAAMPPHAVGKDFGTSWFSVLETPSNTGWQISFKGYAGFAVGLVEGLELHFLGETLGIDFLRPALKFPGLGRLGMNRVKKH, translated from the coding sequence ATGCGCTGGCTGATTAGAAGTCGCTTGGTTCAAGCTCTCCTCATCCTCCTTGTTTTGCTGTTCGGTCCCGTTCTGATTGCGGGCGGGTTTTACTATTTCAGTGATGATCAACCGCCATGGTGGGACGCTAAATTTCAATCCAGCGGACAGGCACCTTTGGCCCAAAACCATGAGGGCGCTGTCGTGCAAATTTATGCGGCGCGTGCTTATCGCTGGCGCGGTGTTTTTGCGGTTCACACATGGATTACCTACAAAAAGCAAGGCAGTAATGCCTATGAGCGCTATGACGTAATTGGTTGGAATGCTGTGCCGCTCACGAGAAATCGTGGGGCGGGAGATGCTGATTGGTTCGGCCGCGCACCTGAACTTATCTATGACGAGCGCGGCGAAAAGGCAGCGTTGCTTATCCCAAAAATTGAACAAGCAATTGCAGATTACCCTTATGGCGGGCGAGGCGGTTACACCACGTGGCCCGGCCCAAATTCTAATACGTTTGTTGCCCATGTGTTGCGCCAAATACCTGAGATAGATGCCGCCATGCCGCCCCATGCTGTCGGCAAAGATTTTGGGACAAGTTGGTTCTCCGTTTTGGAAACGCCATCCAACACGGGTTGGCAGATTTCTTTCAAGGGCTACGCTGGTTTTGCTGTTGGTCTTGTTGAAGGGTTGGAGCTTCATTTCCTGGGTGAAACCTTGGGCATTGATTTCTTGCGGCCTGCGTTAAAATTTCCGGGCCTTGGTCGTCTTGGTATGAACCGTGTCAAGAAGCATTGA
- a CDS encoding nitronate monooxygenase family protein, protein MRSEKHLPKVLQGLRIPAVGSPLFIISVPDLVIAQCKAGIVGSFPALNAREADGEPPMLEAWLTRINEELDKHNQENPDRPAAPYAVNQIVHKSNARLERDLEICAKWKVPIWITSLGARVEVNEAAHSCGGIALHDIINNRFAKKAIEKGADGLIAVAAGAGGHAGPQNPIALIQEIREWFDGPLLLSGSIATGKALLAARVMGADLGYIGSPFISTDEANAVDTYKDMIVEGGADDIVTSSLFTGISGNYLKPSISRAGLDPDNLETADASSMNFAGGSSKPKAWKEIWGAGQGIGAVESRGPAGALVDRLADEYEAAVKATLEELRG, encoded by the coding sequence ATGCGTTCAGAAAAACATCTTCCCAAAGTTCTGCAGGGCCTTCGTATCCCCGCTGTTGGATCGCCGCTCTTCATTATTTCAGTGCCTGACTTGGTGATTGCGCAATGCAAAGCAGGCATCGTTGGTAGCTTCCCCGCCCTTAATGCGAGAGAAGCAGACGGCGAACCGCCGATGTTGGAAGCATGGCTGACCCGTATTAATGAAGAACTGGATAAGCACAATCAGGAAAACCCTGATCGACCGGCAGCGCCTTATGCGGTGAACCAGATTGTTCATAAATCAAATGCGCGTTTGGAACGTGATTTAGAAATTTGTGCAAAGTGGAAAGTACCGATTTGGATCACCTCCCTTGGCGCGCGCGTTGAGGTGAATGAGGCGGCACATTCTTGTGGCGGCATTGCGCTGCACGACATCATCAACAATCGCTTTGCTAAAAAGGCGATTGAGAAGGGTGCCGATGGTCTGATCGCAGTTGCAGCTGGTGCTGGCGGACATGCTGGCCCGCAAAACCCGATTGCTCTTATCCAAGAAATTAGAGAATGGTTCGATGGCCCGCTGCTTCTTTCTGGTTCCATCGCAACAGGCAAAGCGCTGCTTGCTGCCCGCGTGATGGGTGCTGATCTTGGTTATATCGGCTCGCCGTTCATCTCCACTGATGAGGCGAATGCTGTCGACACCTATAAAGATATGATCGTTGAGGGTGGTGCTGATGACATCGTAACATCGTCGCTCTTCACAGGCATATCCGGCAACTACCTCAAACCGTCCATTAGCCGCGCTGGGCTTGACCCTGATAATCTTGAGACAGCAGATGCAAGCTCAATGAATTTTGCAGGTGGCTCTTCCAAACCAAAAGCATGGAAAGAAATTTGGGGCGCGGGGCAGGGCATTGGCGCGGTTGAAAGCAGAGGGCCAGCAGGCGCTTTGGTCGATCGTTTGGCGGATGAATATGAGGCTGCCGTTAAAGCCACGCTTGAAGAATTGAGAGGGTAA
- a CDS encoding asparaginase: MENPILVEVTRGDYVESVHRGAISIVDAKGTELVSIGDVEHPVFPRSAIKPLQALYLVESGAVDGFNLSTLDIALSCASHSGEAIHTKGVSIMLDKAGLDATCLECGTQWPTSTEERAVIMKAGEKPVALHNNCSGKHAGFICASHHLGETVEGYIMPDHPAQRETKGILENLYDFNLENPNQTGTDGCSIPTYAVPLKNLALGFAKFAAKNTGSVGRDQAMGKIHDACVAHPDLVAGTKRFDTVVMEAFGKAVLVKTGAEGVYAGSIPSLGLGIALKCEDGTTRASEAMMAACLAALLEERPASLERYLNLELKNRNGWKVGNVKPVDGLLKKLTDAVA; the protein is encoded by the coding sequence ATGGAAAACCCAATCTTAGTAGAAGTTACCCGTGGTGATTATGTTGAAAGTGTTCATCGCGGCGCTATTTCAATTGTTGATGCCAAAGGAACTGAGCTTGTTTCGATCGGCGATGTTGAACACCCCGTTTTCCCACGCTCTGCGATTAAACCTTTGCAAGCGCTTTATCTGGTTGAAAGTGGTGCTGTCGATGGTTTCAATTTGAGCACCTTGGACATTGCCCTTTCCTGCGCGTCTCATAGCGGCGAGGCTATCCATACTAAAGGCGTCTCAATCATGCTGGATAAAGCAGGGTTGGACGCAACATGTCTTGAGTGCGGCACCCAATGGCCGACCAGCACTGAGGAGCGGGCTGTAATTATGAAGGCTGGCGAAAAACCCGTTGCCCTTCACAATAATTGTTCTGGCAAACATGCAGGCTTTATCTGCGCGAGCCATCATCTAGGAGAGACGGTTGAGGGCTATATCATGCCAGATCATCCAGCCCAACGTGAGACAAAGGGTATCTTAGAAAACCTTTATGACTTCAATCTAGAAAATCCAAACCAGACCGGCACCGATGGATGTTCTATCCCGACCTACGCTGTGCCCTTGAAGAATTTAGCGCTCGGTTTTGCGAAATTTGCGGCTAAAAATACGGGCTCAGTAGGCCGTGACCAAGCAATGGGAAAAATCCATGATGCTTGTGTAGCCCATCCAGATTTAGTGGCAGGAACGAAGCGCTTTGATACTGTGGTTATGGAAGCATTTGGCAAAGCTGTGCTTGTGAAAACGGGTGCTGAAGGTGTTTATGCGGGCAGCATTCCATCGCTCGGTCTCGGCATCGCGCTTAAATGCGAAGACGGCACCACGCGGGCATCTGAGGCGATGATGGCAGCATGTCTTGCCGCTCTCTTGGAAGAGCGCCCAGCAAGCTTAGAGCGCTATTTGAACTTAGAACTAAAAAACCGTAACGGTTGGAAAGTGGGTAACGTAAAGCCCGTCGATGGGTTGCTTAAGAAGCTAACTGACGCGGTTGCCTGA
- a CDS encoding helicase HerA-like C-terminal domain-containing protein, which produces MYQDGKIYLGTSVKGEYLDLKRANRHGLVTGATGTGKTVTLQILTEGFSNAGVPVFCADVKGDLSGLSAKGEYKDFLDKRANEIGFADEYEFESFPTVFWDLFGDQGHPIRTTVSEMGPLLLARLMELNPTQEGVLNIAFKIADDEGLLLLDMKDLRALLVNLADRASEISAEYGNVSKASIGAIQRQLLVLEEQGGEDFFGEPALDIMEIMRTNRQGQGLVNILAADKLMGSPRLYATFLLWLLSELFEELPEVGDPEKPRLVFFFDEAHLLFDEAPKALVEKVEQVVKLIRSKGVGVYFVTQNPLDVPDGVLSQLGNRIQHALRAYTPREQKAVKVAASTFRPNPEFDAYDVIMELGVGEALVSTLERKGVPSMVQRTLIRPPSSRLGPLTKAERKAAIKDSPIYGLYDEAQDRESAYEVLKGRAKKKAEAEEKQREQEEREREEKGRMKRSRSGYRDDEGYRDDRPTRRSRRKSTRGRGRKRQSVAEAAMKSVTRSIASSLGRALVRGILGSLKGGR; this is translated from the coding sequence ATGTATCAGGACGGCAAAATCTACCTTGGGACCAGCGTGAAGGGAGAATATCTCGACCTGAAGCGTGCAAACCGCCACGGGCTGGTTACTGGTGCAACGGGTACAGGTAAAACAGTAACCTTGCAGATTTTGACAGAAGGATTTTCAAACGCTGGCGTTCCAGTCTTCTGTGCAGATGTAAAAGGCGACCTTTCGGGCTTGAGTGCGAAGGGCGAATATAAGGACTTCCTCGATAAGCGCGCCAATGAAATTGGTTTTGCCGATGAATATGAATTTGAGTCCTTTCCGACCGTGTTTTGGGATTTGTTCGGTGATCAAGGTCACCCAATTCGTACCACAGTGTCAGAAATGGGACCGCTGCTTCTTGCGCGTTTGATGGAACTTAACCCAACCCAAGAAGGCGTGTTGAACATTGCTTTCAAAATTGCGGATGATGAGGGCCTGCTTCTTCTTGATATGAAAGACTTGCGTGCGCTGTTGGTAAACCTTGCTGATCGTGCCTCTGAGATTTCAGCCGAATACGGCAATGTATCGAAAGCCTCAATTGGCGCGATACAAAGACAGCTTCTCGTGCTGGAAGAGCAAGGCGGCGAAGATTTCTTTGGTGAGCCAGCGCTCGACATCATGGAAATCATGCGGACCAACCGTCAGGGGCAGGGCCTTGTGAACATCTTGGCTGCTGACAAGCTGATGGGTTCGCCGCGTCTATATGCGACGTTCCTATTGTGGCTTTTGTCTGAATTATTTGAAGAATTGCCAGAAGTGGGCGACCCAGAAAAGCCGCGCCTCGTTTTCTTCTTCGATGAAGCGCATTTGCTGTTTGATGAAGCGCCAAAAGCACTGGTTGAAAAAGTGGAGCAAGTAGTCAAACTCATCCGCTCAAAAGGTGTTGGCGTTTATTTCGTCACACAAAACCCGCTTGATGTGCCAGATGGGGTTCTCTCGCAATTGGGCAATCGCATACAACATGCATTGCGCGCTTACACACCGCGCGAACAAAAAGCCGTTAAAGTTGCAGCATCTACCTTTAGACCCAACCCAGAATTTGACGCTTATGACGTGATTATGGAGCTTGGCGTTGGTGAAGCACTTGTTTCAACGCTGGAACGCAAGGGTGTTCCGTCAATGGTTCAGCGCACGTTGATCCGCCCACCATCATCACGCCTTGGTCCGCTCACAAAAGCAGAGCGCAAAGCGGCCATTAAAGACAGTCCGATTTACGGGCTTTATGATGAGGCACAAGATCGTGAATCTGCTTATGAAGTACTGAAAGGCCGCGCCAAGAAAAAGGCTGAGGCTGAGGAAAAACAGCGCGAACAAGAAGAACGTGAACGCGAAGAAAAAGGCCGCATGAAACGCTCACGCAGTGGCTACCGTGATGATGAAGGCTACCGTGATGATCGCCCAACGCGCCGCTCGCGTCGTAAATCGACACGCGGCCGTGGCAGAAAACGTCAGAGCGTTGCAGAAGCGGCGATGAAGTCAGTGACACGCTCAATTGCGAGTTCACTCGGGCGCGCTTTGGTGCGCGGTATTCTAGGCAGCTTGAAGGGTGGGCGCTAA